A single region of the Sphingomonas sp. LY29 genome encodes:
- a CDS encoding metallophosphoesterase: MDDEPDVAVDQHGTPDEPCAGDRIPAIEPAPSEAPPDKPTIAALPEIQDVHDLDWAPIGEAVTRSSDRSRMRATVEGFEALLDRPGGPGLLFDRDRSGAEDQAIKVGELDPAAPLWIIGDLHGDLLALEASLTLIARCAHDEGSPPPNMVLLGDLFDDEGLGLELLLRVFELVLEAPDRICVLVGNHDEALSYDGTRFATSVSPGDFADFLNANLAHEWIERAGKLAVRFFAQAPHALFLPDGLLIAHAGFPLIDLHPHLEANADWNDPACLSDFTWTRAHPTARKKMPNRFTRGSQFGRDDFAAFCELSTRLGRPVTHIVRGHDHAEERFMVYPAYEAHPMLTTVALSRRLPRETFGPYERVPTLARFIPRSLPRLYRLHLPAELVATVFPPPEAPADPAPVECQQ, encoded by the coding sequence ATGGACGACGAACCCGACGTCGCGGTCGATCAGCACGGCACCCCCGACGAGCCGTGCGCCGGCGACCGCATCCCCGCGATCGAGCCCGCGCCGAGCGAGGCCCCACCCGACAAGCCCACCATCGCTGCTTTGCCCGAAATTCAGGATGTTCACGACCTCGACTGGGCCCCGATTGGGGAGGCTGTGACGAGGTCGTCCGACCGCTCGCGGATGCGTGCGACAGTCGAAGGGTTCGAGGCTTTGCTCGACCGTCCTGGTGGACCCGGGCTTCTGTTCGACCGCGACCGCTCCGGTGCCGAGGACCAGGCGATTAAGGTCGGCGAGCTCGATCCCGCGGCGCCCTTGTGGATCATCGGCGACCTGCACGGCGACCTGCTGGCGCTCGAAGCCTCGCTCACCCTGATCGCCCGATGCGCACACGACGAGGGCTCACCGCCGCCGAACATGGTGCTGCTTGGCGACCTGTTCGACGACGAGGGACTGGGCCTCGAATTGCTACTTCGCGTGTTCGAACTAGTGCTCGAAGCGCCGGATCGCATTTGCGTCCTCGTCGGCAACCATGACGAGGCCCTGTCTTACGACGGCACCCGTTTCGCCACGAGCGTGTCGCCGGGCGACTTCGCCGACTTCCTCAACGCCAATCTCGCCCATGAATGGATCGAGCGCGCGGGCAAGCTCGCGGTGCGCTTTTTCGCCCAAGCGCCGCACGCCTTGTTCCTGCCCGACGGGCTGCTCATCGCCCACGCCGGCTTCCCGCTGATCGATCTCCATCCGCACCTCGAGGCGAACGCTGACTGGAACGACCCGGCCTGCCTGTCTGACTTCACCTGGACCCGTGCCCACCCGACCGCCCGCAAGAAGATGCCCAACCGCTTCACCCGCGGAAGCCAGTTCGGACGCGATGACTTCGCCGCTTTCTGCGAGCTCAGCACGCGCCTCGGCCGCCCGGTGACGCACATCGTCCGCGGTCACGACCACGCCGAGGAGCGCTTCATGGTCTATCCCGCCTACGAGGCGCATCCGATGCTGACGACCGTCGCTTTGTCGCGCCGTCTGCCGCGCGAGACATTCGGCCCCTATGAGCGGGTGCCAACGCTCGCCCGCTTCATTCCCAGATCCCTGCCGCGGTTGTACCGCCTCCACCTGCCCGCCGAGCTGGTCGCGACGGTCTTCCCCCCGCCCGAAGCCCCCGCTGATCCGGCCCCCGTGGAGTGCCAGCAATGA
- a CDS encoding manganese catalase family protein: MFMHNKRLQYTVRVAEPNPALASLLLEQFGGPDGELAAAMRYFTQGLGESDPGRKDLLIDIATEELSHLEVIGSIVAMLNKGVKAQLSEAAMEEADLYMAINSGGNSHTQSLLYGGGPSLTNSSGVPWTAAYIDTKGDPTCDLRSNIAAESRAKIVYERLIAITDDPGIKDALGFLMTREIAHQKSFEKALYSIENNFPPGKLPGIERFANVYVNSSQGDGDMEGPWNSGDQWERIDDLGEAMAMDGGDGTASVKLDKDSAAVAKKLATRTMSDPAKDPATGADLGAGPGAGLITGGDKGGAKDIKEATAMADAL; the protein is encoded by the coding sequence ATGTTCATGCACAACAAGCGCCTGCAATATACCGTTCGGGTCGCGGAGCCGAACCCGGCCCTCGCCTCCCTGCTGCTCGAACAGTTCGGCGGCCCCGACGGGGAACTTGCCGCGGCGATGCGTTATTTCACTCAGGGCCTTGGCGAGTCCGATCCCGGGCGCAAGGATTTGCTGATCGACATCGCGACCGAGGAGCTAAGCCACCTCGAAGTCATCGGCTCAATCGTCGCGATGCTCAACAAAGGCGTAAAGGCGCAATTGTCGGAGGCTGCCATGGAGGAAGCCGATCTCTACATGGCTATCAATTCAGGCGGGAACAGCCACACACAGTCGCTGCTCTACGGCGGTGGACCGTCCCTGACCAACTCGTCGGGTGTGCCGTGGACGGCGGCCTACATTGACACGAAGGGCGATCCTACCTGCGATCTGCGTTCGAACATTGCTGCCGAAAGCCGCGCCAAGATCGTCTACGAACGATTGATCGCGATTACCGACGACCCCGGCATCAAGGACGCACTCGGCTTTCTCATGACCCGTGAAATTGCCCACCAGAAGTCTTTCGAGAAAGCGCTTTATTCGATCGAGAATAATTTCCCGCCTGGCAAGTTGCCGGGGATCGAGCGCTTCGCCAACGTCTACGTCAACAGCTCGCAGGGCGACGGCGACATGGAAGGTCCGTGGAACAGCGGCGACCAGTGGGAGCGGATAGACGACCTCGGCGAGGCGATGGCGATGGACGGCGGCGACGGCACTGCGTCGGTCAAGCTCGATAAGGACAGCGCTGCGGTCGCCAAGAAACTAGCGACGCGTACTATGTCGGACCCGGCAAAGGACCCTGCAACTGGAGCTGACCTTGGCGCCGGACCCGGCGCGGGCCTGATCACGGGCGGTGATAAGGGCGGTGCCAAGGACATCAAGGAGGCCACCGCCATGGCTGATGCCCTCTGA
- a CDS encoding DUF1810 domain-containing protein — MTNSHYLERFVEAQALTYTTVRRELARGHKTSHWMWFIFPQLRGLGSSGTACRYAIASLDEAQAYLAHPLLGSRLRECVTTLQDLPQADPQEVFGDVDSLKLRSSLTLFLRAGGGELFEAALQRWFSGKADERTDSLLEEAQP, encoded by the coding sequence GTGACGAACAGCCATTACCTAGAGCGATTCGTTGAGGCCCAGGCGCTTACGTACACCACTGTTCGGCGTGAGCTCGCTCGGGGGCACAAAACAAGCCATTGGATGTGGTTTATATTTCCGCAACTGCGAGGCTTGGGCTCGAGCGGAACAGCTTGCAGATATGCGATTGCCTCGCTTGACGAGGCTCAGGCCTATCTCGCTCACCCGCTGCTCGGGTCCCGCTTACGGGAGTGCGTCACCACGCTGCAGGACCTCCCGCAGGCCGATCCGCAAGAGGTATTTGGGGACGTAGATTCTTTGAAGCTACGGTCGTCCCTCACGCTCTTCCTGCGTGCTGGCGGCGGAGAATTGTTCGAGGCCGCCCTTCAACGCTGGTTTTCGGGGAAGGCCGACGAACGCACCGACAGCTTGCTCGAAGAAGCGCAGCCCTAG
- a CDS encoding sensor histidine kinase, translating to MQLAVEAACVAVWAWHVDSDKFSMDERAFELWGLPHVDEVTFEELSVRIHPVDRDRVRAAFNATRSIIGSYEIDFRICIGDEVRWIAARGHGADEGIIGRVMFGIFLNVTGRKQAEEGSELLAGEMSHRVKNLLAIATGLTQLTARSAKSVEQMATELTQRLTALGRAHDLVRPLPDQQGKAALLGDLLSILLAPYDETAAFSGRIRVAVARMGVGERAATALAMVIHELATNSVKYGSLSSDTGFLDVSSKMDGEFILITWTETGGPTITDARALKGFGSKLIARSVAGQLGGELVYDWQKSGLVVTVRVKQERLEG from the coding sequence TTGCAACTGGCCGTGGAAGCGGCCTGCGTTGCTGTCTGGGCATGGCACGTTGATTCAGACAAATTCTCAATGGACGAACGCGCTTTTGAGCTCTGGGGACTACCCCACGTTGATGAGGTTACGTTCGAGGAGCTATCTGTCCGCATTCACCCGGTCGACCGCGACAGGGTCCGAGCCGCCTTCAACGCCACCCGTTCCATCATCGGCTCGTACGAAATCGACTTTCGGATATGCATAGGGGACGAAGTCCGATGGATAGCGGCTCGCGGACACGGCGCGGACGAGGGCATCATCGGCCGGGTCATGTTTGGTATTTTTCTGAATGTGACAGGTCGTAAGCAAGCGGAAGAAGGAAGCGAGTTGTTGGCCGGGGAGATGAGCCACCGGGTCAAAAATTTACTCGCCATCGCAACCGGCCTGACACAACTTACGGCGCGCAGCGCAAAGTCCGTCGAACAGATGGCGACCGAGTTGACCCAGCGCTTGACGGCGCTCGGGCGAGCTCACGACCTTGTCCGGCCGCTACCAGACCAGCAGGGCAAGGCAGCGCTGCTGGGGGACCTTCTGTCGATCCTGCTGGCCCCATACGACGAAACAGCAGCATTCTCCGGCCGCATTCGCGTTGCGGTCGCGCGGATGGGCGTGGGTGAGCGGGCTGCAACCGCCCTCGCAATGGTAATCCACGAACTGGCGACCAATTCTGTAAAGTACGGGTCGCTGTCGTCTGATACGGGGTTCCTTGACGTATCTAGCAAAATGGACGGCGAGTTTATTCTCATCACATGGACTGAGACGGGCGGCCCGACGATTACCGATGCACGCGCTCTGAAGGGCTTTGGCAGCAAGCTCATCGCGCGCAGCGTGGCAGGTCAACTTGGCGGTGAGTTGGTTTACGACTGGCAGAAGAGCGGTCTCGTAGTGACAGTCCGCGTGAAGCAGGAGCGGCTCGAAGGGTAA